A window of the Haloarcula litorea genome harbors these coding sequences:
- a CDS encoding Glu/Leu/Phe/Val family dehydrogenase — protein sequence MSDEVNPFESLQEQIEDAAEYLEYSTDVLERLKHPERVLETTLSVEMDDGSIEVFKGFRSQFNGDRGPYKGGIRYHPQVSRDEVKALSGWMVYKCAAVNIPYGGGKGGIKVDPRNYSADEMERLTRSFAKELRPIIGEDRDIPAPDVNTGQREMNWIKDTYETLENTTEPGVITGKAIESGGSEGRTEATGRSVMLTTREAFDYLGRDIEEATVAVQGYGNAGSVAARLIDELGASVVAVSDSSGAVYNGDGLDAEAVKDHKRETGSVTGYEGADEEFGNRDLLTMDVDLLVPAALENAIDADIAEDVRADIIVEAANGPLTPAADDVMAERDVYVFPDILANAGGVTVSYFEWVQNRQRFYWDEERVNDELERVITNAFRDLVDAYESTDAETFRTAMYVVAIERVVDAAEEAGIWP from the coding sequence ATGTCCGACGAGGTGAACCCGTTCGAGAGTCTGCAGGAGCAGATCGAGGACGCCGCCGAGTACCTCGAGTACTCGACGGACGTGCTCGAACGGCTGAAACACCCCGAACGGGTGCTGGAGACGACCCTGTCGGTGGAGATGGACGACGGCTCCATCGAGGTGTTCAAGGGCTTCCGCTCGCAGTTCAACGGCGACCGCGGCCCGTACAAGGGCGGCATCCGCTACCACCCGCAGGTCTCCCGCGACGAGGTCAAGGCCCTCTCCGGCTGGATGGTGTACAAGTGCGCCGCCGTCAACATCCCCTACGGCGGCGGCAAGGGCGGCATCAAGGTCGACCCGCGGAACTACTCTGCCGACGAGATGGAGCGCCTGACACGCTCGTTCGCGAAAGAGCTCCGCCCGATCATCGGCGAGGACCGGGACATCCCCGCGCCGGACGTCAACACCGGCCAGCGGGAGATGAACTGGATCAAGGACACCTACGAGACCCTGGAGAACACCACCGAACCGGGCGTCATCACCGGCAAGGCCATCGAGTCCGGCGGCAGCGAGGGCCGGACCGAGGCGACCGGCCGGTCCGTGATGCTGACGACGCGGGAGGCGTTCGACTACCTGGGCCGGGACATCGAGGAGGCGACCGTCGCGGTCCAGGGGTACGGCAACGCCGGGTCGGTCGCCGCCCGGCTCATCGACGAACTGGGCGCGAGCGTCGTCGCCGTCTCCGACTCCTCGGGGGCGGTGTACAACGGGGACGGGCTGGACGCGGAGGCGGTCAAGGACCACAAGCGCGAGACCGGGTCCGTCACCGGCTACGAGGGGGCCGACGAGGAGTTCGGCAACCGCGATCTGCTGACGATGGACGTCGACCTGCTGGTGCCGGCGGCCCTGGAGAACGCCATCGACGCCGACATCGCCGAAGACGTGCGGGCGGACATCATCGTCGAGGCGGCCAACGGTCCGCTGACGCCGGCCGCCGACGACGTGATGGCCGAGCGGGACGTCTACGTCTTCCCGGACATCCTCGCCAACGCCGGCGGCGTCACCGTCTCGTACTTCGAGTGGGTCCAGAACCGCCAGCGGTTCTACTGGGACGAGGAGCGCGTCAACGACGAACTCGAACGAGTCATCACGAACGCCTTCCGGGACCTGGTCGACGCCTACGAGAGTACCGACGCCGAGACGTTCCGGACCGCGATGTACGTCGTCGCCATCGAGCGCGTCGTCGACGCCGCCGAAGAGGCGGGTATCTGGCCCTGA
- a CDS encoding SRPBCC family protein has protein sequence MDTYERRVRVAAPLSEVWAFHASGDGLVALTPDWMHLRIEESRGPDGEPDPEVLEDGSTVVSSIRPFGVGPRQRWVSEIVAREEGDGEAMFRDVMREGPFPHWEHTHRFYADGDETVVEDHVEYELPGGPLGRAVGPLGVVGFEPMFRHRHRTTRELLEG, from the coding sequence ATGGACACCTACGAGCGTCGGGTCCGGGTGGCGGCACCGCTGTCGGAGGTCTGGGCGTTCCACGCCTCGGGCGACGGCCTGGTCGCGCTGACGCCGGACTGGATGCACCTCCGTATCGAGGAGAGCCGCGGCCCGGACGGCGAACCGGACCCCGAGGTGCTGGAGGACGGATCGACGGTGGTCTCCTCGATCAGGCCCTTCGGCGTCGGGCCGCGCCAGCGCTGGGTCTCGGAGATCGTCGCCCGCGAGGAGGGCGACGGCGAGGCGATGTTCCGGGACGTGATGCGGGAGGGGCCGTTCCCCCACTGGGAACACACCCACCGCTTCTACGCCGACGGCGACGAGACGGTCGTCGAGGACCACGTCGAGTACGAACTCCCCGGCGGGCCGCTCGGCCGGGCCGTCGGGCCACTGGGCGTCGTCGGCTTCGAGCCGATGTTCCGCCACCGGCACCGGACGACGAGGGAACTGCTCGAGGGGTGA
- a CDS encoding helix-turn-helix domain-containing protein has product MSADDPREDDDRSDVRDRIEQEADRAVEQFDEGIVDLLSWLLDTETRARIYVSLRQHPRSTSDEVSEATGLYPSTVREALAALHEEGTVTRRKRESDGAGNNPYEYSAIPPSELVENVVGDVQAELNAVFNLDDHLGDGDDDFETDDPVTISVEDDDEE; this is encoded by the coding sequence ATGTCTGCAGACGATCCACGGGAGGACGACGACCGGAGCGACGTGCGCGACCGCATCGAGCAGGAGGCCGACCGCGCCGTCGAGCAGTTCGACGAGGGCATCGTCGACCTGCTGTCGTGGCTCCTCGACACGGAGACGCGGGCCCGAATCTACGTCAGCCTCCGCCAGCACCCCCGGAGCACGAGCGACGAGGTGTCGGAGGCGACGGGGCTGTACCCGAGTACCGTCCGGGAGGCGCTGGCGGCGCTCCACGAGGAGGGGACGGTGACGCGGCGCAAGCGCGAGAGCGACGGCGCGGGCAACAACCCCTACGAGTACAGCGCCATCCCGCCCAGCGAACTCGTCGAGAACGTCGTCGGCGACGTCCAGGCGGAGCTGAACGCCGTCTTCAACCTCGACGACCACCTGGGGGACGGCGACGACGACTTCGAGACCGACGACCCCGTCACCATCTCCGTCGAGGACGACGACGAGGAGTGA
- a CDS encoding phosphopantetheine adenylyltransferase, with amino-acid sequence MRVALGGTFDPIHDGHRALFERAFELGDVTVGLTSDDLAPKTRHDDRYVRPFDERRAALAEELSVLAEGYDREWSIRELSEPTGIATEPQFDVLVVSPETETGGKRINELRREEGRDPLEIEVVPHVRADDGEVISSTRIVKGEIDEHGNLTPEREGRGQPS; translated from the coding sequence ATGAGAGTCGCGCTGGGGGGTACCTTCGACCCCATCCACGACGGGCACCGCGCGCTGTTCGAGCGCGCGTTCGAACTCGGGGACGTGACGGTCGGGCTCACCAGCGACGACCTCGCGCCGAAGACGCGCCACGACGACCGCTACGTCCGGCCGTTCGACGAACGCCGGGCCGCCCTCGCCGAGGAGCTGTCCGTCCTCGCCGAGGGGTACGACCGCGAGTGGAGCATCCGCGAACTGTCGGAGCCGACCGGTATCGCCACCGAACCGCAGTTCGACGTCCTCGTGGTGTCGCCCGAGACCGAGACCGGCGGCAAGCGCATCAACGAGCTCCGCCGCGAGGAGGGTCGGGACCCGCTGGAGATCGAGGTCGTCCCCCACGTCCGGGCCGACGACGGCGAGGTCATCTCCTCGACGCGGATCGTCAAAGGCGAGATCGACGAACACGGCAACCTCACGCCCGAGCGCGAGGGCCGCGGCCAGCCCTCGTAG
- a CDS encoding transcription initiation factor IIB family protein, whose translation MYRASDRVEHEEWIAEIEQAGEALDLGSDARSRAVDLFLSTLPEENRSKRATMAASVYVGALVAGEERSQTAVADATDVSRLTIQQRWKGILEAAGLEAPDW comes from the coding sequence GTGTACCGCGCCAGCGACCGGGTCGAACACGAGGAGTGGATCGCGGAGATCGAGCAGGCCGGGGAGGCCCTCGACCTGGGCTCGGACGCCCGCTCGCGGGCGGTCGACCTGTTCCTCTCGACGCTGCCCGAGGAGAACCGGTCGAAGCGGGCGACGATGGCGGCGAGCGTCTACGTCGGGGCGCTGGTCGCCGGCGAGGAGCGGTCCCAGACGGCCGTCGCCGACGCGACGGACGTCTCTCGGCTGACGATCCAACAGCGCTGGAAGGGGATTCTGGAGGCGGCGGGACTGGAAGCGCCCGACTGGTAG
- a CDS encoding DICT sensory domain-containing protein, producing the protein MFESIRSAASESRKRFVVYAAEDTDLTSQFATHSVTVDHRPLPPDGPAPFVVIEDDGEFAGAIPLADLDVLLEPPVVRPADPDEVSPGYRALFEVLDETVYTALTRRQLLVVTREIEDRAARVEQGALGVSFQTRAAFEAQVDVYRHLAAETALDIDVYLPVDWTPPAVPGLTVHTDEDGVLAPYWVLVFIGPVRDQFSCALVARETDDGYDGVWTDDPELARHVADELAARG; encoded by the coding sequence ATGTTCGAGTCGATCCGTTCGGCGGCCAGCGAGTCGCGGAAGCGGTTCGTCGTCTACGCGGCCGAGGACACGGACCTCACGTCCCAGTTCGCGACCCACAGCGTCACCGTCGACCACAGACCGCTCCCGCCGGACGGGCCCGCTCCGTTCGTCGTCATCGAGGACGACGGGGAGTTCGCCGGGGCGATCCCGCTGGCCGACCTCGACGTGCTCCTCGAACCCCCTGTCGTCCGCCCGGCCGACCCGGACGAGGTATCGCCGGGCTACCGCGCGCTGTTCGAGGTCCTCGACGAGACCGTCTACACCGCGTTGACCCGCCGCCAACTCCTCGTCGTCACCCGGGAGATCGAGGACCGCGCCGCCCGCGTCGAGCAGGGGGCCCTCGGCGTCTCCTTCCAGACGAGAGCCGCCTTCGAGGCCCAGGTCGACGTCTACCGCCACCTCGCCGCCGAGACGGCGCTCGACATCGACGTCTACCTCCCCGTCGACTGGACGCCGCCGGCCGTCCCTGGCCTCACCGTCCACACCGACGAGGACGGCGTCCTCGCTCCCTACTGGGTGCTCGTCTTCATCGGCCCCGTTCGCGACCAGTTCAGTTGCGCGCTCGTCGCCCGCGAGACCGACGACGGCTACGACGGCGTCTGGACGGACGACCCCGAACTGGCACGGCACGTCGCCGACGAACTCGCGGCACGGGGGTGA
- a CDS encoding DUF7344 domain-containing protein, translated as MTDPEKRSGQTCSGGGSGDVAGLADDRLYRALASTRRRRLLYVLLADPDHDRTVEELAAILTGWEATTGGMATPDDYNDVRIGLRHADLPILADSGLIDFDPETGTVTLEPIPEPVAALVRDAVADRRDQ; from the coding sequence ATGACCGACCCCGAGAAGCGGTCCGGACAGACGTGTTCCGGCGGCGGATCGGGCGACGTAGCGGGACTGGCCGACGACCGGTTGTATCGCGCCCTGGCGTCGACGCGCCGACGCCGCCTGCTGTACGTCTTGCTCGCCGACCCCGACCACGACCGCACGGTCGAGGAGCTCGCCGCGATACTGACCGGCTGGGAGGCGACGACCGGTGGGATGGCGACCCCCGACGACTACAACGACGTCCGCATCGGGCTGCGACACGCCGATCTCCCGATCCTCGCCGACAGCGGGCTGATCGACTTCGACCCCGAGACCGGGACCGTCACCCTCGAACCGATCCCGGAGCCCGTCGCGGCCCTCGTCCGCGACGCTGTCGCGGATCGACGCGACCAGTGA
- a CDS encoding DUF7385 family protein produces the protein MEEFDELVSSLTPREDNEAIKSYQNTTAVACPACETPFDDMVVCKREFTSLELDFEMDLCTTIHDGDVVLFTHK, from the coding sequence ATGGAGGAGTTCGACGAACTCGTCTCGTCGCTGACGCCCCGCGAGGACAACGAGGCCATCAAGTCCTACCAGAACACGACGGCCGTCGCCTGCCCGGCCTGCGAGACGCCGTTCGACGACATGGTCGTCTGCAAGCGGGAGTTCACCTCGCTGGAACTGGACTTCGAGATGGACCTCTGTACGACGATCCACGACGGCGACGTGGTGCTGTTCACCCACAAGTAG
- the cobT gene encoding nicotinate mononucleotide-dependent phosphoribosyltransferase CobT — MERTSRGRRFVLVAGTTETARRDGISAAGADPDLLTTTPSADAELVTYGAPVRTDTVPVSPTGCPTPALVTRAVRELLGTEVTVVDGGLAEPTAAPTVTVGASPGRDIGEADPVPTAHGGFEAARAFGRELPADELWLGETIPGGTTTALGVLRALGEDAMVSSSLPDNPVERKERAVEAGLAASSLAVGDAAGDPKRAVRRMGDPVLATLAGLTVGAVETDTAVTLAGGTQQVAAAALVRHAGYEGRLGLATTSYVADDGTADLRASADSLDLDLTVTDPGFEERDHVAMERFVAGEAKEGVGMGGALALADRAGVPMAEVRERFAAVYDDLLGAPADDRRAVEGG; from the coding sequence ATGGAACGTACGTCGCGCGGGCGTCGGTTCGTCCTCGTCGCGGGCACGACCGAGACGGCACGGCGGGACGGCATCAGCGCCGCCGGGGCGGACCCGGACCTGCTGACGACGACGCCGTCGGCCGACGCCGAACTGGTCACGTACGGCGCGCCGGTGCGGACCGACACCGTCCCGGTGAGTCCCACCGGCTGTCCCACGCCGGCGCTGGTCACGCGAGCCGTCCGCGAGCTGCTGGGGACGGAGGTGACCGTCGTCGACGGCGGCCTCGCGGAACCGACGGCGGCTCCGACGGTCACCGTCGGTGCGAGCCCCGGTCGGGATATCGGCGAGGCGGATCCGGTCCCGACGGCCCACGGCGGGTTCGAGGCGGCACGGGCGTTCGGCCGCGAGCTCCCGGCCGACGAGCTGTGGCTCGGGGAGACGATCCCGGGCGGCACGACGACGGCGCTGGGGGTCCTGCGGGCGCTCGGCGAGGACGCGATGGTCTCGTCGTCGCTGCCGGACAACCCCGTCGAGCGCAAGGAGCGGGCCGTCGAGGCGGGGCTCGCGGCCAGTTCGCTCGCGGTCGGCGACGCCGCCGGCGACCCGAAGCGGGCGGTCCGGCGGATGGGCGACCCCGTGCTGGCGACGCTCGCGGGCCTGACCGTCGGCGCGGTCGAGACTGACACGGCGGTGACGCTGGCGGGCGGGACCCAGCAGGTCGCCGCCGCCGCCCTCGTTCGACACGCGGGCTACGAGGGCCGGCTCGGGCTGGCGACCACGAGCTACGTCGCCGACGACGGGACGGCCGACCTCCGGGCGAGCGCCGACAGCCTCGACCTCGATCTGACCGTCACGGACCCCGGCTTCGAGGAGCGCGACCACGTCGCGATGGAGCGGTTCGTCGCCGGCGAGGCCAAGGAGGGGGTCGGGATGGGCGGCGCGCTGGCGCTGGCCGACCGCGCGGGGGTCCCGATGGCGGAGGTCCGAGAGCGGTTCGCCGCGGTGTACGACGACCTGCTGGGAGCTCCCGCGGACGACCGGCGGGCGGTGGAGGGTGGATGA
- a CDS encoding cobyrinic acid a,c-diamide synthase codes for MNGVVLAGTASGVGKTVATLAVLRALDEAGYDPQPAKAGPDYIDPSHHEAVTGKDSRSLDPWLAGEDGVRRTYWRGEGDVCVVEGMMGLYDGSEVSTARVAAALDLPVVLVVDASAGMQSVGATALGFRRYADEVGVDVDVVGVLAQRAHGGRHAEGIREALPDGLDYFGRVPPTDDLEIPDRHLGLEMGGESALSDDAVDAAADDVRAERLAAVAREPPAAAPVEAEPTGRTVAVADDAAFCFTYPTTVARLRERGTVEPFSPLAGDPLPDADAVYLPGGYPELHAADLAASPTLDAVAERAADGLPVYGECGGLMALSESLTTTDGTTHGMAGVLPAAVEMRERYQALDHVELTATRETAVAAEGDRRRGHEFHYSSATVDGDARFAFDVVRGEGIDGDHDGLTEYRTVGTYCHAHGASGAFDGLLTGTAHR; via the coding sequence ATGAACGGCGTCGTCCTCGCCGGCACGGCCTCGGGCGTCGGCAAGACGGTGGCGACGCTGGCGGTCCTGCGGGCGCTCGACGAGGCCGGCTACGACCCCCAGCCGGCGAAGGCGGGGCCGGACTACATCGACCCGAGCCACCACGAGGCCGTCACCGGCAAGGACTCGCGGTCGCTGGACCCGTGGCTGGCCGGCGAGGACGGCGTCCGGCGGACCTACTGGCGCGGCGAGGGCGACGTCTGCGTCGTCGAGGGGATGATGGGACTGTACGACGGGAGCGAGGTGTCGACGGCGCGCGTCGCCGCGGCGCTGGACCTCCCCGTGGTCCTCGTCGTCGACGCGAGCGCCGGGATGCAGAGCGTCGGCGCGACGGCGCTCGGTTTCCGGCGGTACGCCGACGAGGTCGGTGTCGACGTCGACGTCGTCGGCGTCCTCGCACAGCGAGCCCACGGCGGCCGCCACGCCGAGGGGATCCGCGAGGCGCTCCCCGACGGGCTGGACTACTTCGGGCGGGTCCCGCCGACAGACGACCTGGAGATCCCGGACCGGCACCTCGGACTGGAGATGGGCGGCGAGTCGGCCCTGTCCGACGACGCCGTCGACGCCGCGGCCGACGACGTCCGCGCCGAGCGGCTCGCCGCCGTCGCCCGCGAGCCGCCGGCCGCCGCTCCAGTCGAGGCCGAGCCGACGGGCCGGACCGTCGCCGTCGCAGACGACGCGGCCTTCTGTTTCACCTACCCCACGACGGTCGCGCGGCTACGCGAGCGGGGGACGGTCGAGCCGTTCTCGCCGCTGGCCGGCGACCCGCTCCCCGACGCCGACGCCGTCTACCTCCCCGGCGGCTACCCGGAACTCCACGCGGCCGACCTGGCGGCCTCGCCGACGCTCGACGCGGTGGCCGAGCGGGCCGCCGACGGCCTGCCGGTGTACGGGGAGTGCGGGGGGCTGATGGCGCTGTCGGAGTCGCTGACGACCACCGATGGGACGACCCACGGGATGGCGGGCGTCCTGCCGGCGGCCGTCGAGATGCGCGAGCGCTACCAGGCGCTCGACCACGTCGAACTGACCGCGACCCGCGAGACCGCGGTGGCGGCCGAGGGCGACCGCCGGCGCGGCCACGAGTTCCACTACTCGTCGGCAACCGTCGACGGCGACGCCCGCTTCGCCTTCGACGTGGTCCGCGGAGAGGGGATCGACGGCGACCACGACGGCCTGACCGAGTATCGCACCGTCGGCACGTACTGTCACGCCCACGGGGCGAGCGGTGCCTTCGACGGACTGCTGACCGGCACAGCCCACCGGTGA
- the dacZ gene encoding diadenylate cyclase DacZ has protein sequence MTELRDLLSDVVADADAVFLFSPTTALFERFAESETPIAVVGADNAVDADTFVELPLDFTDLEGRLRFGIEGALEQEIVEDGDEVVCVSDFMGGSANTVARVETTDFSPSGVYDLFVNSRAEPGVVRDVLEVAVELGKKGQKGKPVGALFVVGDAGKVMNKSRPLSYNPFEKSHVHVGDPIVNVMLKEFSRLDGAFVISDAGKIVSAYRYLEPSAEGVDIPKGLGARHMAGGAITRDTNATAIVLSESDGLVRAFKGGELVLEIDPEEY, from the coding sequence ATGACCGAGTTGCGCGACCTGCTGTCGGACGTGGTCGCAGACGCCGATGCCGTGTTCCTGTTCTCTCCGACGACCGCCCTGTTCGAGCGGTTCGCCGAGAGCGAGACGCCGATCGCGGTCGTCGGGGCCGACAACGCCGTCGACGCCGACACCTTCGTCGAACTGCCGCTGGACTTCACCGACCTGGAGGGCCGCCTCCGGTTCGGTATCGAGGGCGCACTGGAACAGGAGATCGTCGAGGACGGCGACGAGGTCGTCTGCGTCTCGGACTTCATGGGTGGCTCGGCGAACACCGTCGCACGCGTGGAGACGACCGACTTCTCGCCGTCCGGCGTCTACGATCTGTTCGTCAACTCCCGTGCCGAGCCCGGGGTGGTCAGGGACGTGTTGGAGGTCGCGGTCGAGCTCGGCAAGAAGGGCCAGAAGGGCAAGCCCGTCGGCGCGCTGTTCGTCGTCGGCGACGCCGGCAAGGTGATGAACAAGTCCCGGCCGCTGTCGTACAACCCCTTCGAGAAGTCCCACGTCCACGTCGGCGACCCGATCGTCAACGTGATGCTCAAGGAGTTCTCGCGGCTGGACGGCGCGTTCGTCATCAGCGACGCCGGCAAGATCGTCTCGGCGTACCGCTACCTCGAACCCTCCGCGGAGGGGGTCGACATCCCGAAGGGGCTCGGCGCGCGGCATATGGCCGGCGGGGCGATCACCCGTGACACGAACGCGACGGCGATCGTCCTCTCGGAGAGCGACGGCCTGGTCCGGGCGTTCAAAGGCGGGGAGCTCGTCCTCGAGATCGACCCCGAGGAGTACTGA
- a CDS encoding mechanosensitive ion channel domain-containing protein has product MQVNFEWPQVIRYLFSPEGTLILSLIVLVFGLVVGFVVWKWTRQFLSEVGVPDLVEGTPFERTARSLGTSTVGIVSNLAALFVYVVAITVALNIARLVNPEAYWTRVTEFLPDLFIAAFALIIGLIAGDKARLVVSERLRSVKLPEATILPEIVKYSIFFLAILIALGQLGVDIIALLVLLGAYSFGLVFLTGLALKDLLAASAAGLYLLLTEPYSIGDEVIIDDRQGIVQEVDVFVTHVESDGKEFVIPNQIVMRSGIVRVRD; this is encoded by the coding sequence ATGCAGGTGAACTTCGAGTGGCCGCAGGTCATCCGCTACCTGTTCTCGCCGGAGGGGACGCTGATCCTCTCGCTGATCGTCCTCGTCTTCGGACTGGTCGTCGGGTTCGTCGTCTGGAAGTGGACCAGGCAGTTCCTCTCGGAGGTCGGGGTCCCCGACCTCGTCGAGGGGACGCCGTTCGAGCGGACCGCCAGGAGCCTCGGGACGTCGACGGTCGGGATCGTCTCCAACCTCGCGGCGCTGTTCGTCTACGTCGTCGCCATCACCGTCGCGCTGAACATCGCCCGCCTGGTCAACCCCGAGGCGTACTGGACCCGCGTCACCGAGTTCCTCCCGGACCTGTTCATCGCCGCCTTCGCGCTCATCATCGGTCTCATCGCCGGCGACAAGGCGCGGCTGGTCGTCTCCGAGCGGCTCCGTAGCGTGAAGCTCCCGGAGGCGACGATCCTCCCGGAGATCGTCAAGTACAGCATCTTCTTCCTCGCGATCCTGATCGCGCTCGGCCAGCTCGGGGTCGACATCATCGCCCTGCTGGTCCTGCTCGGGGCGTACTCGTTCGGCCTGGTCTTTCTCACCGGGCTCGCGCTGAAAGACCTGCTCGCGGCCAGCGCCGCCGGGCTCTACCTCCTGCTGACGGAGCCGTACAGCATCGGCGACGAGGTCATCATCGACGACCGGCAGGGGATCGTCCAGGAGGTCGACGTGTTCGTCACCCACGTCGAGAGCGACGGCAAGGAGTTCGTCATCCCGAACCAGATCGTGATGCGGTCGGGGATCGTCCGCGTCCGCGACTAA
- a CDS encoding acyltransferase, whose protein sequence is MSGPRHDDLRRHPTPGPRNSLFSWTDAKHPLRVMVNYAVILLCRISPSLRLKNWLLRRLGMTVETGVAWGLEATPDVFWPELITVREDAIVGYSATLLCHEFLQTEYRTGEVVVGERAMIGAGAVVLPGVEIGADAQVAANSLVTTDVPPETTVAGVPAEPVGEMG, encoded by the coding sequence GTGAGTGGCCCACGACACGACGACCTGCGCCGGCACCCGACGCCCGGTCCCCGGAACTCCCTGTTCTCCTGGACCGACGCCAAGCACCCGCTGCGGGTGATGGTGAACTACGCCGTCATCCTCCTCTGTCGGATCTCGCCGAGTCTGCGCCTGAAGAACTGGCTGTTGCGCCGGCTCGGGATGACCGTCGAGACCGGCGTCGCGTGGGGGCTGGAGGCGACGCCGGACGTGTTCTGGCCGGAGCTGATCACGGTCCGCGAGGACGCCATCGTCGGCTACAGCGCGACGCTGCTCTGTCACGAGTTCCTCCAGACGGAGTACCGGACCGGCGAGGTCGTCGTCGGCGAGCGGGCGATGATCGGCGCGGGCGCGGTCGTCCTCCCGGGGGTCGAGATCGGGGCCGACGCCCAGGTCGCGGCGAACTCGCTGGTCACGACGGACGTCCCGCCCGAGACGACGGTCGCCGGGGTGCCCGCCGAACCGGTCGGGGAGATGGGTTAG
- a CDS encoding TrkH family potassium uptake protein: MALTTVDVRSSLQVLGAILQWLAVPLAVPVAVAIVYGESPTPYLLTVAGTLAVGTALSRLERHRIHEREAFLTVALAWGAIAVVGAIPMYLEGTGVFASPVNALFEGMSGITTTGATVVRDFEAHSQALLMWRQVLQWLGGLGVLLLATAVLSRLSVAGAQLMETESRTEDVTKLTPGIEQTAKLLVALYLALTAGAAAVLGLLGVVGVAPEMTAFDALAHAFTSIATAGFSPRAESVGAFSPAVQWAVTAFMVVGATNFVLIYALVRGETDRLRESEEFRFYLAILAGGTAMLVGLLTVSSAVDAGVETTVRHAAFQTVSIVTTTGFASTDFNTWSAAAKNVLFVGMFVGGMAGSTTCSIKTLRWVVVVKSFWRDLNVAAQPRSVRPVRLGGDVVDEDTIRDVYAYTLVALVFFIVGTVLLVADGERAGRPITEFEALSAAASTFFNIGPAFGRAGPYGTYEGFARSSKLLMVLLMWVGRIEILPVLVMLTPTFWRSR, encoded by the coding sequence GTGGCGCTGACGACGGTCGACGTCCGCTCGTCGCTACAGGTGCTCGGTGCGATCCTCCAGTGGCTCGCCGTGCCCCTCGCGGTCCCGGTCGCGGTCGCCATCGTCTACGGGGAGTCGCCGACGCCGTACCTCCTGACCGTCGCCGGGACGCTCGCGGTCGGGACGGCCCTCTCACGGCTGGAGCGACACCGCATCCACGAGCGGGAGGCGTTCCTGACCGTGGCGCTGGCCTGGGGCGCAATCGCCGTCGTCGGCGCGATCCCGATGTACCTCGAAGGCACCGGCGTGTTCGCCAGCCCGGTCAACGCCCTGTTCGAGGGGATGAGCGGGATCACGACGACCGGTGCGACGGTCGTCCGGGACTTCGAGGCCCACTCGCAGGCGCTGCTGATGTGGCGACAGGTCCTCCAGTGGCTCGGCGGCCTGGGAGTGCTGTTGCTGGCGACGGCGGTGCTCTCGCGGCTCTCGGTCGCCGGCGCGCAGCTGATGGAGACCGAGAGCCGCACGGAGGACGTGACGAAGCTCACGCCGGGGATCGAGCAGACGGCGAAGCTCCTGGTCGCGCTGTACCTCGCCCTGACAGCCGGCGCTGCGGCCGTCCTGGGGCTGCTCGGCGTCGTCGGAGTCGCGCCGGAGATGACCGCCTTCGACGCCCTGGCCCACGCGTTCACCAGCATCGCCACGGCCGGCTTCTCGCCGCGGGCCGAGAGCGTCGGGGCGTTCTCGCCGGCCGTCCAGTGGGCCGTCACCGCGTTCATGGTCGTCGGCGCGACGAACTTCGTCCTCATCTACGCGCTGGTCAGAGGCGAGACCGACCGGCTGCGCGAGAGCGAGGAGTTCCGGTTCTACCTGGCCATCCTCGCCGGCGGGACGGCGATGCTGGTCGGACTGCTGACCGTCAGTTCGGCGGTCGACGCCGGCGTCGAGACGACGGTGCGCCACGCCGCCTTCCAGACGGTCTCGATCGTGACCACGACGGGGTTCGCGTCGACCGACTTCAACACGTGGTCGGCGGCCGCGAAGAACGTCCTGTTCGTCGGGATGTTCGTCGGCGGGATGGCCGGCAGCACGACCTGCTCGATCAAGACGCTCCGCTGGGTCGTCGTCGTCAAGTCCTTCTGGCGGGACCTCAACGTCGCCGCACAGCCCCGGAGCGTCCGGCCGGTGCGGCTGGGGGGCGACGTGGTCGACGAGGACACCATCCGGGACGTCTACGCCTACACGCTGGTCGCGCTCGTGTTCTTCATCGTCGGGACCGTCCTGCTGGTCGCCGACGGCGAGCGGGCCGGCCGGCCGATCACCGAGTTCGAGGCGCTGTCTGCCGCCGCGTCGACGTTCTTCAACATCGGCCCCGCGTTCGGCCGGGCCGGCCCCTACGGCACCTACGAGGGGTTCGCCCGGTCCAGCAAGCTCCTGATGGTCCTGCTGATGTGGGTCGGACGCATCGAGATCCTGCCGGTGCTGGTGATGCTGACGCCGACGTTCTGGCGGAGCCGGTAG